The following proteins are co-located in the Chryseobacterium daecheongense genome:
- a CDS encoding TraG family conjugative transposon ATPase: MRNSSKAATLESKFPLLAIENECIISKDADVTVCFKVRLPELFTVASAEYEAMHSAWFKAIKTLPDFTIVHKQDWFMKENYNPDLSQEDQSFLSKSFERHFNERPFLNHYCYLFITKTSKERMRMQSNFSSLCKGKLIPKEIKDKEVIGRFLEAVDQLERIMNDSGYIHLERMTENEISGTSEQSGLLEQYLTLSRETHPSLQDIKLGSEEMRIGNNRITMHTLSDTEDLPGTVSSHIRYEKLSTDRSDCLLSFASPVGLLLSCNHIYNQYLFIDNSDENLRQFEKSARNMHSLAKYSRANQINKEWIEKYLNEAHSFGLQSIRAHFNVMSWSDNPAELKQLKNDTGSALALMECKPRHNTTDTATLYWSGIPGNAGDFPSEESFYTFIEPAVCFFTEETNYQDSPSPFGIKMADRLTGKPIHLDISDVPMKQGIITNRNKFILGPSGSGKSFFTNHMVRQYYEQGAHVLLVDTGNSYQGLCELIKGKTKGEDGVYFTYTEDNPIAFNPFYTDDGVFDIEKRESIKTLILTLWKRDDEPPTRSEEVALSNAVSGYIERIKTDDQHPSFNGFYEYVKDDYQKVLEQKKVREKDFDIANFLNVLEPYYRGGEYDYLLNSEKQLDLLSKRFIVFEIDAIKDHKILFPIVTIIIMEVFINKMRRLKGIRKLILIEEAWKAIAKEGMAEYIKYLFKTVRKFFGEAIVVTQEVDDIIQSPIVKESIINNSDCKILLDQRKYMNKFDDIQAMLGLTDKEKSQVLSINMNNDPRRLYKEVWIGLGGTHSAVYATEVSTQEYLAYTTEETEKMEVMNLASELDGNVEHAIKRISLKRIKSNTIDH, encoded by the coding sequence ATGAGAAATTCTTCCAAGGCAGCCACTCTGGAAAGTAAATTTCCACTGTTGGCGATTGAAAATGAATGTATCATTTCAAAAGACGCTGATGTTACGGTTTGCTTTAAGGTCAGACTCCCCGAACTGTTTACTGTCGCTTCCGCTGAGTATGAAGCCATGCATTCCGCTTGGTTTAAAGCGATTAAAACACTCCCGGATTTCACCATCGTTCACAAACAGGACTGGTTTATGAAAGAAAACTACAATCCTGATTTGTCACAAGAAGACCAGAGTTTTCTTTCCAAATCATTTGAAAGGCATTTCAATGAGAGGCCCTTTTTAAATCATTACTGCTACCTGTTTATCACAAAAACAAGTAAGGAGAGAATGCGGATGCAGAGCAACTTTTCATCACTCTGTAAAGGAAAACTGATTCCAAAAGAGATTAAAGACAAAGAAGTCATTGGTCGTTTTCTTGAAGCGGTCGATCAGCTGGAAAGGATTATGAATGACAGTGGTTATATCCATCTCGAAAGGATGACAGAAAATGAGATATCAGGAACTTCTGAACAATCAGGATTACTGGAGCAATATCTAACATTATCCCGTGAAACCCATCCGTCATTACAGGATATCAAGTTAGGGTCGGAAGAAATGCGAATCGGTAATAACCGGATCACTATGCATACCTTATCGGATACTGAGGATTTACCAGGCACTGTTTCATCACACATTCGTTATGAGAAATTAAGCACCGATCGCAGCGACTGTCTTTTATCATTTGCTTCTCCGGTGGGACTTCTGCTCAGTTGTAATCACATTTATAATCAATATCTGTTCATTGACAATAGTGACGAGAATCTTCGCCAATTTGAAAAATCAGCAAGGAATATGCACTCTCTAGCAAAATACAGCAGAGCCAATCAGATCAATAAGGAATGGATAGAAAAGTATTTGAATGAAGCACATTCTTTCGGGTTACAATCTATCCGCGCTCATTTTAATGTAATGTCATGGTCTGACAATCCTGCTGAACTCAAGCAGTTAAAGAATGATACGGGAAGTGCTCTAGCCTTGATGGAATGTAAACCTCGTCACAATACTACTGATACGGCCACTTTGTATTGGTCGGGAATTCCGGGCAATGCAGGAGATTTTCCGAGTGAAGAAAGCTTCTACACATTCATCGAACCTGCTGTGTGTTTTTTTACAGAGGAAACCAACTATCAGGATTCACCTTCACCTTTTGGGATCAAAATGGCTGACCGTTTGACCGGAAAACCGATTCATCTGGATATTTCAGATGTGCCGATGAAACAGGGGATTATTACCAATAGAAATAAGTTTATCCTTGGTCCATCGGGCAGTGGTAAATCATTCTTCACCAACCATATGGTGCGACAGTATTATGAGCAGGGAGCTCATGTCCTTCTTGTAGATACCGGAAATTCCTATCAGGGATTATGTGAACTCATTAAAGGAAAGACCAAAGGAGAGGACGGGGTTTATTTTACTTATACCGAGGACAATCCTATCGCTTTCAATCCATTCTATACTGATGACGGCGTTTTTGACATTGAAAAAAGGGAGAGTATAAAAACCTTGATTCTGACTCTTTGGAAAAGAGACGATGAACCACCAACCCGTTCAGAGGAAGTGGCACTCTCCAATGCAGTCAGCGGATATATCGAAAGAATTAAAACCGATGACCAGCATCCTTCTTTCAATGGATTCTATGAGTACGTCAAAGATGATTATCAGAAAGTATTGGAGCAAAAGAAAGTCAGGGAAAAAGACTTTGATATTGCCAACTTTCTCAATGTGCTGGAACCTTACTATAGAGGAGGAGAGTATGACTATCTGCTCAATTCAGAGAAGCAGCTGGACTTATTATCCAAGCGTTTTATTGTTTTTGAAATCGATGCTATTAAAGATCATAAAATTCTATTTCCTATTGTAACCATTATCATAATGGAGGTCTTTATCAATAAGATGCGAAGACTCAAAGGAATCAGAAAACTCATCCTTATCGAAGAAGCCTGGAAAGCCATTGCCAAAGAAGGTATGGCTGAGTATATCAAGTACCTGTTCAAGACCGTCAGGAAATTCTTCGGAGAAGCCATTGTGGTAACTCAAGAAGTCGATGATATCATTCAGTCACCGATTGTGAAAGAAAGTATCATTAATAATTCGGATTGTAAGATTCTTCTTGACCAAAGAAAGTACATGAACAAGTTCGATGATATTCAGGCGATGCTGGGATTGACTGATAAAGAAAAGTCCCAGGTGCTGTCGATCAATATGAACAACGATCCGAGAAGGCTGTACAAGGAAGTCTGGATTGGACTGGGTGGAACGCACTCTGCAGTCTATGCCACTGAAGTTTCAACACAAGAATATCTGGCATATACTACAGAAGAAACGGAAAAGATGGAAGTGATGAATCTTGCATCGGAACTTGACGGCAATGTCGAACATGCTATCAAGAGGATTTCTCTTAAGAGAATCAAATCGAATACAATAGACCATTAA
- a CDS encoding DUF4141 domain-containing protein: protein MVAFFAAVTYTKAQFVVTDPANLASGILNSANEIVQTSSTVSNVVKNFNEVKKVYEQGKEYYDQLKAINNLVKDARKVQQTVLLVGDVSEMYVNNFGKMLNDPNFNAQELASIANGYSALLTESAELLKELKEIITSNGLSLNDKERMDVVDRVYKEVKAYHNLVRYYTNKNISVSYLRAKKQNNTQRVLDLYGTSNQKYW, encoded by the coding sequence ATGGTAGCATTTTTTGCTGCCGTAACCTATACAAAAGCACAATTTGTCGTAACAGACCCCGCAAACCTGGCTTCGGGAATTTTGAACTCAGCCAATGAAATTGTACAGACTTCTTCAACAGTATCTAACGTTGTTAAGAACTTCAATGAAGTTAAGAAAGTATATGAACAGGGTAAAGAGTATTATGACCAGCTGAAAGCCATCAATAATCTGGTCAAAGATGCCAGAAAGGTTCAGCAGACCGTCCTTTTAGTGGGTGATGTTTCTGAGATGTATGTCAACAATTTCGGTAAAATGCTGAATGACCCCAATTTTAATGCTCAGGAATTAGCTTCCATAGCCAATGGTTATTCTGCGCTTCTTACGGAGAGCGCGGAGCTATTGAAAGAACTCAAAGAGATCATCACTTCTAACGGTCTTTCTCTGAATGATAAAGAAAGGATGGATGTTGTTGACCGGGTTTATAAAGAGGTCAAAGCGTATCATAATCTGGTACGATACTATACCAACAAGAATATTTCGGTCAGTTATCTCAGAGCAAAAAAACAGAACAATACCCAAAGGGTGCTGGATCTTTACGGAACCTCCAATCAAAAATACTGGTAA
- the traJ gene encoding conjugative transposon protein TraJ, with product MEPNNLHEVLRSVYEEMMPMCADMAAVAKGVAGLGALFYVALKVWQSLSRAESIDLFPMLRPFAIGICIMFFTTLVLGSLNGVMSPIVQGSHSMLENQVLDMNELQQKKDLLEREAMLRNPEMAYLISNEEFDKKLEELGWSPSDLVTMSGMYIEREMFAIKKDIRDGFREFLEILFQSAALVIDTIRTFFLIVLSILGPIAFAISVWDGFQTTLTQWLTRYVSVYLWLPVADIFSTILAKIQTLILERDIEMLADPTFIPDTSNTVYIIYMVIGIIGYFTVPTVTGWVIQAGGAGNFMRNVNQTATKSGNVAGAAVGSATGNISGRLLK from the coding sequence ATGGAACCGAATAACTTACACGAAGTACTTCGTTCCGTTTATGAGGAAATGATGCCGATGTGCGCTGATATGGCTGCTGTGGCAAAAGGGGTCGCCGGATTAGGCGCTTTATTCTATGTAGCACTAAAAGTCTGGCAGTCATTGAGTCGTGCAGAATCGATTGATTTGTTTCCCATGCTGAGACCTTTTGCCATAGGCATCTGCATTATGTTTTTTACCACATTGGTTTTAGGAAGCCTTAATGGAGTGATGAGCCCGATTGTTCAGGGCAGCCACTCCATGTTGGAGAATCAGGTCTTGGATATGAACGAGCTGCAACAGAAAAAAGATCTTTTAGAACGGGAAGCGATGCTCAGGAATCCGGAGATGGCTTACCTGATTTCAAATGAAGAATTTGATAAAAAGCTGGAAGAGCTCGGATGGTCACCATCGGATCTGGTCACGATGTCCGGAATGTATATTGAACGGGAAATGTTTGCCATCAAGAAAGATATCAGAGATGGTTTCCGGGAGTTTCTTGAAATTCTGTTTCAATCGGCAGCCTTAGTTATTGATACCATCAGAACATTCTTTCTGATAGTGCTTTCAATATTAGGACCTATCGCATTTGCGATTTCAGTTTGGGATGGTTTCCAAACTACTTTAACTCAATGGTTGACGAGATATGTTAGTGTTTATCTATGGCTTCCTGTTGCTGATATATTCAGTACCATTCTTGCCAAGATACAAACCTTGATCTTGGAACGGGATATCGAGATGCTCGCAGATCCCACCTTTATTCCTGATACCTCCAATACGGTATACATCATCTATATGGTAATTGGGATCATAGGTTATTTTACGGTACCAACGGTGACTGGCTGGGTGATTCAGGCAGGTGGTGCTGGCAACTTTATGCGTAATGTAAACCAAACTGCTACGAAATCAGGTAATGTCGCAGGAGCGGCAGTAGGTTCTGCAACAGGAAATATTTCGGGAAGATTATTAAAATAA
- the traK gene encoding conjugative transposon protein TraK encodes MEFKTLRNIESSFKQIRLFTFVFAVLCFGVVGVVVFKSYQFAEEQRQKIYVLDNGKSLMVALSQDMSINRPVEAREHVRRFHELFFTIAPDKNAIESNVKRAFNLADQSAFNYYKDLQEKDYYNRIISGNIQQRVEVDSVVANFDSYPYDVKTYARQFIIRSSNLTIRNLITNCSLVNSVRSDSNPQGFIIEKFNVLENRDVETVER; translated from the coding sequence ATGGAATTTAAAACTTTAAGAAATATTGAGAGCAGCTTTAAGCAGATACGTTTGTTTACATTCGTTTTTGCGGTGTTGTGTTTTGGAGTGGTAGGTGTAGTTGTCTTTAAATCCTACCAGTTTGCCGAAGAGCAGCGCCAGAAGATCTATGTGCTGGATAACGGCAAATCATTGATGGTAGCCCTTTCACAGGATATGTCGATCAATAGACCTGTAGAAGCAAGAGAGCATGTGAGACGATTTCACGAATTATTCTTCACCATTGCTCCAGATAAGAATGCTATTGAAAGTAATGTCAAAAGGGCTTTCAATTTGGCTGATCAATCCGCATTCAATTACTATAAAGACCTTCAGGAAAAAGATTACTATAACAGAATCATTTCAGGTAATATCCAGCAGAGAGTTGAGGTAGACAGTGTCGTTGCCAACTTTGATAGTTACCCTTATGACGTAAAAACTTATGCAAGACAATTCATTATCAGATCCAGTAATCTTACCATCAGGAATTTAATTACCAACTGTTCATTGGTTAATTCTGTACGGTCTGACAGCAATCCTCAGGGATTTATCATTGAAAAATTCAACGTGCTTGAAAATAGAGATGTCGAAACTGTTGAACGCTAA